A genomic segment from Saimiri boliviensis isolate mSaiBol1 chromosome 14, mSaiBol1.pri, whole genome shotgun sequence encodes:
- the KISS1R gene encoding kiSS-1 receptor yields MHAAATAGPNASWWAPANTSGCPGCGANASDGRVPAPGFADSWAVPLFFAALMLLGLVGNSLVIYVICRHKQMRTVTNFYIANLAATDLTFLLCCVPFTALLYPLPAWVLGDFMCKFVNYIQQVSVQATCATLTAMSVDRWYVTVFPLRALHRRTSRLALAVSLSIWVGSAAVSAPVLALHRLSPGPSTYCREAFPSRALERAFALYNLLALYLLPLLATCACYGAMLRHLGRAAVRPASLDSALQGQLLAQRADAVRARVSRLVAAVVLLFAACWGPIQLFLTLQALGPEGAWHPRSHAAYAVKTWAHGMSYSNSALNPLLYAFLGSHFRRALRRACPCVPCRPRRPGASDPAAPRAELHRLGCYPAPARAQQPGHGGPAARGVCVPGEARAPL; encoded by the exons ATGCACGCGGCGGCTACAGCCGGGCCCAACGCGTCCTGGTGGGCGCCGGCCAACACCTCAGGCTGCCCGGGCTGCGGCGCCAACGCCTCCGACGGCCGGGTCCCTGCTCCGGGGTTCGCGGACTCCTGGGCTGTGCCGCTCTTCTTTGCAGCGCTGATGCTGCTGGGCCTGGTGGGGAACTCGCTGGTCATCTATGTCATCTGCCGCCACAAGCAGATGCGGACGGTGACCAACTTCTACATCG CTAACCTGGCAGCCACGGACTTGACCTTCCTCCTGTGCTGCGTCCCCTTCACGGCCCTGTTGTACCCGCTGCCCGCCTGGGTGCTAGGCGActtcatgtgcaagtttgttaacTACATCCAGCAG GTCTCGGTGCAGGCCACGTGCGCCACTCTGACCGCCATGAGCGTGGACCGCTGGTACGTGACGGTGTTCCCGCTGCGCGCCCTGCACCGCCGCACGTCCCGCCTGGCGCTGGCTGTCAGCCTCAGCATCTGGGTGG GCTCCGCGGCGGTGTCTGCGCCGGTGCTCGCCCTGCACCGCCTGTCCCCGGGGCCGAGCACCTACTGCAGAGAGGCCTTCCCCAGCCGCGCCCTGGAGCGCGCCTTCGCGCTGTACAACCTGCTGGCGCTGTACCTGCTGCCGCTGCTCGCCACCTGCGCCTGCTATGGGGCCATGCTCCGCCACCTGGGCCGGGCCGCCGTGCGCCCCGCGTCCCTCGATAGCGCCCTGCAG GGGCAGCTGCTGGCGCAGCGCGCGGACGCGGTGCGGGCCCGGGTGTCGCGGTTGGTGGCGGCCGTGGTCCTGCTGTTCGCCGCCTGCTGGGGCCCCATCCAGCTGTTCCTGACGCTGCAGGCGCTGGGCCCCGAGGGCGCCTGGCACCCTCGCAGCCACGCGGCGTACGCGGTCAAGACCTGGGCGCATGGCATGTCCTACAGCAACTCTGCGCTGAACCCGCTGCTCTACGCCTTCCTGGGCTCGCACTTCCGACGGGCCCTGCGCCGCGCGTGTCCCTGCGTGCCCTGCCGCCCCCGCCGGCCCGGAGCTTCGGACCCCGCCGCCCCGCGCGCGGAGCTGCACCGCCTGGGGTGTTACCCGGCCCCCGCCAGGGCGCAGCAGCCAGGGCACGGCGGGCCGGCGGCGCGCGGGGTCTGCGTTCCCGGGGAGGCCCGCGCCCCTCTCTGA